A genomic window from Thermocladium sp. ECH_B includes:
- a CDS encoding 50S ribosomal protein L18e, producing the protein MPNPTGPSNVELRLLIRFLRKASAQTGAAIWRYVADILEKPRRSRVSVNLSKIDRYAADNDVVIVPGKVLGSGELRKRVTIAAFKFSKDAASKIKMVGGDAINISELVKKNPKGTGAKIIT; encoded by the coding sequence GTGCCTAATCCAACAGGTCCAAGCAATGTGGAGCTACGGCTGCTTATTAGGTTTCTTAGAAAGGCATCTGCTCAGACCGGTGCCGCCATATGGAGATATGTTGCCGATATATTGGAGAAGCCAAGGAGGAGCAGGGTATCGGTTAATTTAAGTAAAATAGACAGGTATGCCGCAGATAATGATGTGGTGATTGTTCCCGGCAAGGTATTGGGTAGCGGCGAGTTACGGAAGCGGGTCACCATTGCTGCATTTAAGTTTTCAAAGGATGCGGCAAGCAAGATAAAGATGGTGGGCGGTGATGCCATAAACATCTCAGAGCTAGTTAAGAAGAATCCAAAAGGCACTGGGGCCAAGATAATAACTTGA